The following proteins come from a genomic window of Corallococcus sp. NCRR:
- a CDS encoding YihY/virulence factor BrkB family protein → MGLPRLKYLTWREFARRFWKEIEEDTVTDVAAQLSYYFIFSLFPFLFFLVTLVAYMPFAPGAVDAMMDRIRPLVPGDALGVVSQHLTSIVGETRPKLLTVGLIVALWTASRGVDALRKALNLAYDVSESRPYWKTQGLALLVTLLGGLLIPLSFAILLLGGRVGAWVADKLALIDEFHLVWSWLRWPFTAALVMLMLSLCYYLLPDVKQRFKYITPGSVIGTLSWLGSTWGFTQYVEHFGKYDVTYGSIGGVVVLLLWLYISGLIFILGGELNAILEHASAEGKAKGARDFGQPAPLEPPLKTPGAAKSAASARKTRLALFKRKRRVAEGKDPEPPGLMPDGSDNPPVH, encoded by the coding sequence ATGGGGCTGCCACGGCTCAAGTACCTGACGTGGAGGGAGTTCGCGCGTCGCTTCTGGAAGGAGATTGAGGAGGACACCGTCACCGACGTGGCGGCGCAGCTGTCCTACTACTTCATCTTCTCCCTGTTCCCCTTCCTGTTCTTCCTGGTCACGCTGGTGGCGTACATGCCGTTCGCGCCCGGCGCCGTGGACGCGATGATGGACCGCATCCGCCCGCTGGTGCCCGGCGACGCGCTGGGCGTGGTGAGCCAGCACCTGACGTCCATCGTCGGGGAGACGCGCCCCAAGCTGCTCACCGTGGGTCTCATCGTGGCGCTGTGGACGGCGTCGCGCGGCGTGGACGCCCTGCGCAAGGCGCTCAACCTGGCCTACGACGTGTCGGAGTCCCGGCCGTACTGGAAGACGCAGGGCCTGGCGCTGCTGGTGACGCTGCTGGGCGGCCTGCTCATCCCCCTGTCCTTCGCCATCCTGCTGCTGGGCGGGCGCGTGGGGGCGTGGGTGGCGGACAAGTTGGCGCTCATCGACGAGTTCCACCTCGTCTGGTCCTGGCTGCGCTGGCCCTTCACCGCGGCGCTGGTGATGCTGATGCTGTCGCTCTGCTACTACCTGCTGCCGGACGTGAAGCAGCGCTTCAAGTACATCACCCCGGGCTCCGTCATTGGCACCCTGTCGTGGCTGGGCAGCACCTGGGGCTTCACCCAGTACGTGGAGCACTTCGGCAAGTACGACGTCACCTACGGCTCCATCGGTGGCGTGGTGGTGTTGCTCTTGTGGCTCTACATCTCCGGGCTCATCTTCATCCTCGGAGGGGAGCTCAACGCCATCCTGGAGCACGCCTCCGCGGAGGGGAAGGCGAAGGGCGCGCGCGACTTCGGCCAGCCCGCGCCCCTGGAGCCGCCCCTCAAGACGCCCGGCGCGGCCAAGAGCGCCGCCAGCGCCCGGAAGACGCGGCTCGCGCTGTTCAAGCGCAAGCGCCGCGTGGCGGAGGGCAAGGACCCGGAGCCCCCGGGCCTGATGCCGGACGGGAGCGACAACCCGCCCGTGCACTGA